Proteins from one Mycobacterium sp. HUMS_12744610 genomic window:
- a CDS encoding zeta toxin family protein: protein MKRLDLVVGPNGAGKSTFIAFTLGPLLPCSVFVNADEIAKQRWPDNPAVHAYDAARIAADTRAKLIEAGLSFIAETVFSHPSKLELIRSAHDGGYVVALHVMLIPEGLAVERVRRRVRHGGHDVPEGKIRERHRRLWQLVADAIEIADTATIYDNSRLEGPRIVAQLTAGTVIGAPTWPAWASEKLYRRWPG, encoded by the coding sequence GTGAAGCGGCTCGATCTCGTCGTCGGCCCGAACGGTGCTGGTAAGTCGACGTTCATCGCGTTCACGTTAGGGCCGTTGTTACCATGCAGCGTGTTCGTCAATGCCGACGAGATCGCCAAGCAGCGTTGGCCCGATAATCCCGCTGTGCACGCCTACGATGCAGCCCGGATTGCTGCAGATACCCGCGCCAAACTCATCGAGGCTGGCCTATCGTTCATCGCCGAGACCGTCTTCTCCCATCCGTCCAAGCTGGAGCTGATCCGCTCCGCCCACGATGGGGGCTACGTCGTCGCTCTGCACGTGATGCTGATCCCCGAGGGCCTCGCCGTCGAACGCGTACGGCGGCGCGTCCGCCACGGCGGTCACGACGTCCCCGAGGGCAAGATCCGCGAAAGGCACCGCCGATTATGGCAATTGGTGGCCGACGCGATCGAGATCGCCGACACCGCAACGATCTACGACAATTCACGCCTCGAGGGGCCCCGGATTGTCGCTCAACTGACCGCGGGCACGGTCATCGGCGCACCGACGTGGCCGGCGTGGGCGTCGGAGAAGCTATACCGACGCTGGCCTGGCTAA
- a CDS encoding TA system antitoxin ParD family protein — protein MTNVADRVTRVAADLMDSAAAEGARQSRSAKQQLDHWARVGRAVSSHQTASRRRVEAALAGDLDTNHLSEDEGVVFNAEISAAIEESLSTVHYGDWLAVRGITTVALNDDGEIVEYRPDGTSSVVDVDG, from the coding sequence ATGACGAACGTCGCCGACCGCGTCACGCGGGTCGCCGCCGACCTTATGGACAGCGCTGCTGCTGAGGGCGCTCGCCAGAGCCGCTCGGCCAAGCAGCAACTCGATCATTGGGCTCGGGTGGGCCGGGCGGTGTCGAGCCATCAGACGGCCTCGCGTCGCCGTGTCGAGGCCGCCCTGGCCGGTGATCTCGACACGAACCACTTGTCCGAGGATGAGGGGGTCGTCTTCAACGCAGAGATCTCGGCCGCCATCGAGGAGTCGCTCTCTACCGTCCATTACGGTGACTGGCTGGCAGTGCGCGGCATCACGACAGTGGCGCTCAACGACGACGGCGAGATCGTCGAGTACCGGCCCGACGGAACTTCCTCGGTGGTCGACGTCGACGGATGA